Proteins encoded in a region of the Mercenaria mercenaria strain notata chromosome 1, MADL_Memer_1, whole genome shotgun sequence genome:
- the LOC128548554 gene encoding muscle-specific protein 300 kDa-like gives MSRQSPGISPASSMSSLSGSLTPRDSTGPLSPSIQGAQGGGKKGGGGIQKQIQQLQDEQERVQKKTFTNWMNSYLKQKSPPLKVENLFEDIKDGVVLLSLLEVLSGEKLPMERGKLKRVHYVSNLSTALKFLESKKIKLVNINVSDIADGKASIVLGLIWTIILYFQIEETMVAQSSQNVEGEQRPLSALDKFRMNAKKALLAWTENAITKRYGIEIKDFGKSWRDGLAFNAIVHTIRPDLVDMEAVKRQSARVNLENAFSTAENHLGIARLIDPEDVDVAKPDEKSVMTYVAQFLKAYPEAGEDPALRKKIKTPAEQEMADYQDLMTWCTTEAEEVLQIVEQPVTDRQQEYMDYLAFKAEVDRRGNVYKKLEEKVKSGKAVRITPEQFAPLEEVWKKVVRQTRLWLWKLDASLPGKLGKFGDWLNQAEEILEQEEDLLENPEEMATQLGTILQEHKKFFKELEPNRQFFMQVKRAGRYEGEFLPPPQIENLYQRLQVVVAMAPKRERRLEYEEMKYQLLAYLVASENKLKIWTVKYGRQESVEELLADYKDFVHNGNLFKNYDKTYDTCKKHADAYRKAKIDKEEVERISNYFDEVNGRWKKVSVEIKSVQSMLEEVIDCWRKYNACVDVLTVWLNDGEKIMSRSTEEKQQFFSDLPDFEEKHKILNEAGNFLIETTEEPVAVEIKQTLLMINRRFKDLVDQFQHFKQVEVVGKARKEYNDGLLRLTQWLKEAEELVAREVPCKHAVLKDYLNEIDKYGAQIPSIENDFKVTTKTAQSLVKESSQDVVTEMLQSLNIQKEVLVRLRKEIPDRVKHLKAVLPNIESLETGLTDLNKWLDNGEALLQSHKLDGTQEETEQRLEKHKAFFSEITYQKSIVESKNKVYQKVNTSKPKLKNVDFAVIDQPVEEMNQRFQMCVTKAKDWEKKLDNLSRLWRVLHQKQHTLEAWLDQAQAVLEDTEDDYESIIRKHKAFFVRVDERMLQDYLHACQDILVVLEEEDRPALTESMENIQQRWEQSQTVAPIKLIKLEFAVQEEKFLSLVENAEKTINEQRQKLQRRENVKETLQKHKQMFHQGDFQKTCLKCLDTMDNLSKDLVRHDSRDNTLRDQYDIHIERWNKLKEAMDATLLSLKQLPERWKEYNAKLGEFVGFVEQIEDLQKKLQKEDLTNEEYKDLQAQFQKALKNMNKAGEDAKWLKNNLEELLADSDDTDAQRERRKLEDMMARFNNLIPNMEKTNDKSAVFSKAYDFRDGMAKRSSWLDDAQKQVMDQPFIDGLEDARTYLHEHENLMGKLDAERASIMADIEAGKRLQRDRNAPSFIAKNIQDLERKLKDTNELAKAKHTKLKKNVGDWGMKMRKMELQQTLNKLKGSLNEVQKLNALLCEGASRERRGPLKGEMTDIDKRLDNVSVRLNAKLADLEATIAKWTEYYKRLTHFCDWLNEKEEKLNEVYENKTSTPEDQLEQAKEISTEVYENHITLENLEKDARGLSQNFRSRETAALKSKLSTVRRQWESLCARAKDRSSALSGSVAHWQMYQNLAQDLMPWILKAEKYCATELPKCASMEEAKELYDLHQGFLHECEANLPIFEKMTTEAGYILDQPNMQKELETLQRRWNDVISASEERSHRVDKMQGAWVAYNQEANNIEEILEKFENRLAQEPNINSTDPQVLEHELALCKTLQEEVRSQQPHLNALHRQFEQVKQHATPDGIRDLKDRQDSVKAKWDKVTADTTERQNMLNGALRHRQNFLGRLGEFEKWIKKTQRKLDTGSEIYSDEVGETMQKLKALKRECDENEPAFNALCDEFKELIANCNDDEAAILRDRFDRVMGGYTKIDDLLKNREELCEKWDEYQTSHKDAQAKLKTLQNKLASPNIKEEEVAKINAEVKALREDMGQWMNEADSLDELMATSQLTIKDRATQRTLHFGSELQALDSMCDSVLFNSKQKQEHLGELAQLWAEFESKQAELVDKLGDVGERIGTAAVDKSSLQGVKDLVEKLTGILYDTEMMFAQPDMRTQRTGRQKCGDQEILCTWPTSDESWMVHAATTQYYTVAILAHYMT, from the exons ATCAAACTTGTAAATATCAATGTGTCGGACATAGCAGACGGCAAAGCTTCCATTGTACTCGGTCTCATCTGGACCATCATTCTCTATTTCCAG ATTGAGGAGACAATGGTAGCACAATCATCACAGAATGTCGAGGGTGAACAGAGGCCCCTGTCTGCCCTCGATAAATTCCGCATGAATGCCAAGAAGGCCCTCCTGGCCTGGACAGAAAATGCAATTACAAA ACGTTACGGTATTGAGATAAAAGACTTTGGGAAGAGTTGGCGAGACGGTTTGGCTTTCAATGCTATAGTTCACACAATTCGACCAGACTTGGTAGACATGGAGGCTGTTAAACGACAAAGTGCTAGAGTGAACCTCGAGAACGCTTTCTCTACTGCAGAAAACCATCTCGGCATTGCACGTCTTATTGATCCAGAAG ATGTTGATGTAGCAAAGCCAGACGAGAAATCCGTGATGACGTACGTTGCTCAATTTTTAAAGGCATATCCTGAAGCAGGAGAGGACCCAGCC TTACGTAAGAAGATTAAAACACCAGCAGAACAAGAGATGGCAGATTATCAGGACTTGATGACCTGGTGCACGACAGAGGCGGAGGAGGTGTTACAGATAGTGGAACAGCCAGTCACTGATAGACAACAGGAATATATG GATTACTTAGCTTTCAAAGCAGAAGTTGATAGAAGAggaaatgtatataaaaaacttgaagaaaaagtgAAATCAGGAAAAGCTGTAAGAATTACACCAGAACAATTTGCACCTCTTGAAGAGGTCTGGAAAAAAGTAGTTCGGCAAACGAGACTTTGGTTGTGGAAACTTGATGCCAGTTTACCAGGAAAATTGGGTAAATTTGGCGATTGGTTAAACCAGGCGGAAGAAATTCTTGAACAGGAGGAAGATTTGTTGGAAAATCCTGAAGAAATGGCCACACAACTTGGAACTATTTTACAGGAACATAAG AAATTCTTTAAAGAATTGGAACCAAATAGACAATTTTTCATGCAAGTGAAGCGTGCAGGTCGGTATGAGGGCGAGTTCCTCCCGCCACCACAGATAGAAAACCTATACCAGAGACTGCAGGTAGTGGTTGCCATGGCACCAAAACGTGAAAGACGACTCGAGTACGAGGAAATGAAATACCAACTCCTTGCATACCTTGTAGCATcagaaaacaaattgaaaatttgGACAGTGAAATATGGTCGCCAGGAGAGTGTGGAGGAGTTGCTTGCTGATTATAAA GACTTTGTACATAATGGAAACTTATTCAAGAACTATGACAAAACTTATGACACCTGTAAGAAACATGCAGATGCATACAGAAAAGCTAAAATTGACAAAGAGGAAGTAGAGAGAATATCTAATTACTTTGATGAAGTAAATGGTCGATGGAAGAAAGTTTCTGTGGAGATTAAAAGTGTACAGTCAATGTTAGAGGAAGTGATAGATTGCTGGAGGAAATACAATGCTTGTGTAGATGTATTAACAGTGTGGTTGAACGATGGCGAGAAAATCATGTCTAGATCTACTGAAGAAAAACAG CAATTTTTCTCTGACCTCCCAGACTTTGAAGAGAAACACAAAATCCTCAACGAGGCAGGAAACTTCCTCATAGAAACAACAGAGGAACCTGTTGCTGTGGAAATCAAGCAGACGTTACTGATGATCAACCGGAGATTTAAGGACCTCGTTGACCAGTTCCAACATTTCAAGCAGGTAGAGGTTGTTGGAAAGGCAAGGAAAGAGTACAATGATGGTCTGCTCCGGTTAACTCAGTGGCTTAAGGAAGCAGAGGAACTCGTTGCACGAGAAGTTCCGTGCAAACATGCGGTGCTGAAGGATTATCTCAATGAAATCGAT aaatatgGTGCTCAAATTCCCTCAATAGAAAATGACTTCAAAGTAACGACAAAAACAGCTCAATCTCTGGTCAAAGAAAGCTCACAAGATGTTGTCACGGAGATGTTACAGTCACTCAATATTCAAAAAGAGGTGCTAGTTAGACTGCGCAAAGAAATTCCTGACCGAGTGAAACATTTGAAGGCTGTGTTACCAAATATAGAATCTCTCGAGACTGGACTTACAGATCTGAATAAATGGTTGGATAATGGAGAAGCTCTCCTTCAGTCACACAAACTGGATGGTACCCAGGAAGAGACAGAACAAAGGCTTGAAAAACATAAG GCCTTCTTCTCTGAGATTACATACCAGAAATCCATTGTTGAAAGTAAAAACAAGGTATACCAGAAGGTGAACACATCAAAACCCaagttaaaaaatgttgactttgCAGTGATTGACCAACCTGTAGAAGAAATGAACCAAAGATTCCAG ATGTGTGTAACAAAAGCCAAAGATTGGGAAAAGAAGCTGGATAATTTATCCCGGCTTTGGCGGGTCTTACATCAAAAACAGCACACCCTTGAGGCTTGGCTTGATCAGGCGCAGGCTGTTCTTGAAGATACTGAAGATGACTATGAGAGTATTATACGTAAACATAAAGCCTTCTTTGTGCGTGTAGATGAACGCATGTTGCAGGATTACCTGCATGCATGTCAAGACATTCTTGTCGTCCTGGAGGAGGAAGATCGGCCGGCTCTAACCGAGTCAATGGAAAATATTCAACAACGTTGGGAG CAAAGCCAAACAGTAGCTCCAATAAAACTGATCAAACTAGAGTTTGCCGTTCAGGAAGAGAAATTCCTCAGTCTAGTCGAGAATGCAGAGAAGACTATAAATGAGCAACGTCAGAAACTTCAGCGGAGAGAAAATGTCAAGGAAACATTACAAAAACACAAG CAAATGTTCCACCAGGGTGACTTCCAGAAGACGTGTTTGAAGTGTTTAGACACTATGGATAACCTGTCAAAAGACTTGGTACGTCATGACAGCAGAGATAACACATTGAGGGACCAGTATGATATCCATATAGAACGTTGGAACAAACTCAAGGAAGCCATGGATGCTACACTGTTGTCATTGAAACAGTTACCAGAGAGATGGAAGGAATACAATGCCAA ACTTGGAGAATTTGTTGGATTTGTGGAACAAATTGAAGATCTGCAGAAGAAGTTACAGAAGGAAGATCTTACCAATGAGGAATACAAAGATCTCCAAGCTCAGTTCCAG AAAGccttgaagaacatgaataaggCAGGTGAGGACGCCAAATGGCTGAAGAACAACCTAGAAGAACTTCTTGCTGACTCGGACGATACAGATGCTCAACGTGAACGCAGAAAACTCGAAGACATGATGGCGAGATTCAACAACTTGATACCAAATATGGAGAAGACCAATGATAAATCAGCAGTATTTTCAAAGGCGTATGATTTCCGTGACGGGATGGCTAAGCGGTCAAGCTGGCTTGATGACGCTCAGAAGCAAGTCATGGATCAGCCGTTCATTGATGGCCTCGAGGATGCTCGTACTTATCTACATGAACATGAG AATTTGATGGGTAAATTGGATGCAGAGAGGGCATCAATCATGGCTGATATTGAGGCGGGCAAACGTTTACAGAGAGATCGCAATGCTCCGTCATTTATTGCCAAAAATATCCAGGATCTTGAGCGAAAACTGAAAGATACAAATGAACTGGCTAAAGCTAAGCATACAAAATTAAAG aaaaatgttgGTGACTGGGGTATGAAAATGAGAAAAATG GAGTTGCAGCAGACATTAAACAAATTGAAAGGCAGCTTAAATGAGGTCCAGAAACTGAACGCCTTGCTCTGTGAGGGTGCGAGTCGAGAGAGACGAGGCCCGTTGAAGGGAGAAATGACAGATATAGACAAGAGACTTGATAATGTGTCTGTTCGTCTGAATGCCAAGTTGGCAGATCTTGAAGCAACCATTGCTAAATGGACAGAATATTACAAACGTCTTACCCATTTCTGTGACTGGTTGAATGAGAAAGAGGAAAAACTAAATGAAgtctatgaaaataaaacaagcacaccAGAAGATCAGCTTGAGCAAGCAAAG gaaATTTCCACTGAAGTTTATGAAAACCATATCACCCTGGAAAATCTTGAGAAAGATGCACGAGGTCTGTCACAGAACTTCAGATCTCGAGAAACTGCTGCTCTCAAATCTAAGCTTTCTACTGTAAGACGTCAGTGGGAGAGTCTCTGTGCAAGGGCAAAGGACCGTAGCTCTGCCCTCTCAGGCAGTGTGGCACACTGGCAGATGTACCAGAATCTGGCACAGGATTTGATGCCATGGATCCTGAAAGCAGAGAAATACTGTGCCACAGAACTTCCTAAATGTGCTAGCATGGAAGAGGCCAAAGAACTTTATGATTTACATCAG GGATTCTTACATGAATGTGAAGCAAATCTCCCAATATTTGAGAAAATGACCACAGAGGCTGGCTATATCCTTGACCAACCAAACATGCAGAAAGAGCTTGAGACCCTGCAGAGGCGCTGGAATGATGTGATTTCGGCCTCAGAGGAGCGAAGTCATAGAGTGGACAAGATGCAGGGAGCCTGGGTGGCATATAACCAGGAAGCTAACAACATTGAAGAAATTCTTGAGAAGTTTGAGAATCGCCTGGCCCAGGAACCAAACATTAATTCCACAGACCCTCAGGTCTTGGAACATGAACTCGCTCTCTGCAAg ACATTACAAGAAGAGGTGAGAAGCCAGCAGCCCCACTTGAACGCCTTACACCGTCAGTTTGAGCAGGTGAAACAACACGCGACTCCAGATGGAATACGTGACCTGAAAGACAGACAGGACAGTGTGAAGGCAAAGTGGGATAAGGTCACAGCAGATACCACCGAGCGACAGAACATGCTCAATGGTGCTCTCAGACATAGACAAAACTTTCTCGGCAGACTCGGTGAATTTGAGAAATGGATTAAAAAGACACAAAGGAAATTGGACACTGGTAGTGAGATATATTCCGACGAAGTCGGTGAAACTATGCAGAAGCTTAAAGCTCTGAAGCGTGAATGTGATGAAAATGAACCGGCATTTAATGCCTTATGTGATGAATTTAAAGAACTTATAGCTAACTGTAATGATGATGAGGCAGCTATACTGAGAGATAGGTTTGACAGGGTGATGGGAGGATACACTAAAATAGACGATTTGTTGAAAAATCGGGAAGAATTGTGCGAGAAATGGGATGAATACCAAACTTCTCATAAAGATGCTCAAGCTAAACTGAAAACACTTCAAAATAAGTTAGCATCACCTAATATTAAAGAGGAAGAAGTTGCTAAAATAAATGCTGAAGTGAAAGCTCTCAGAGAAGATATGGGACAATGGATGAATGAAGCAGACTCATTAGATGAGCTCATGGCAACTTCACAGTTAACTATTAAAGATCGTGCAACTCAAAGAACTTTACACTTTGGCTCAGAATTACAAGCACTTGACTCAATGTGTGACTCTGTATTATTTAACTCCAAGCAAAAACAAGAACATCTTGGTGAACTTGCTCAGTTGTGGGCAGAATTTGAGTCAAAACAAGCAGAACTTGTTGATAAACTAGGTGATGTTGGTGAAAGAATTGGAACAGCAGCTGTTGATAAATCTAGTCTCCAAGGTGTGAAAGATCTTGTAGAGAAATTGACTGGgattttgtat GACACAGAGATGATGTTTGCACAACCTGATATGAGAACTCAGAGAACTGGTCGTCAGAAATGCGGCGATCAAGAAATTCTGTGTACATGGCCTACAAGTGATGAGTCCTGGATGGTGCACGCTGCGACAACCCAGTATTACACTGTAGCAATCTTGGCACATTACATGACCTGA